Within Prochlorococcus marinus XMU1411, the genomic segment ATAAAAAAGAGTAAATGTTATGGATGTGGAAGATGTTTGAATAGCTGTCCCCTAAATCTAATTAGTGAATATGAATATAATTTGTCAAAAGATGATTTAGGATCAATACTTCAGAAAATAAAGCCTAATGCAGTAGAAATTCATACAGAAATCAATCGCCTAGATTCTTTTGCAAAAGTTGTCAGTATCCTTAAAAGTTCTGGAATGAAATTAGACAAGATATCTATCAGTTGTGGATTAAATCAATCTTTCAAAAAATCACAAGAGCCCGAAGATCTGTTGAAAGCTCTTTGGGAAAGATATGAAATTCTTAAAAAACTTGATATTCCCCTTATTTGGCAGCTAGATGGAAGGCCAATGTCTGGAGATCTTGCTCCTTCAACAAGTAGAGATGCTGTTAATTTGTTTGAAAAAATCGGTTCAGATCTTCCACCTGGATTAATTCAATTGGCAGGAGGAACAAATGAAAAAACACATGAATTTTTGAATTCAAACAATCTCCCAGACGGAATAGCATTTGGAAGTGCTGCAAGAAAAATTATGCAGCCCCTTATTGAATTTGCTCACAAAAATAACAAAAAACTCTATGAGTATCCTGAAAGAATGGCTTTAGCGATCAAAAAAGCTAAGAAATTTCTAGAGCCATGGAAATCGAGCTCATTCAAATAATATTTTTATTTTTCAAAACTAGCGCCATGTTTATAAAAACTTTGTATTTTTTGGATAGAAAAAAATCTTTTCATGTATTAAAATAAAAATTCAATGGGCCGTCGCCAAGTGGTAAGGCATCGGGTTTTGGTCTCGACATTCCTAGGTTCGAATCCTAGCGGCCCAGTTCTAATATTCAATAGGTGTCTTCTCAAAAAATATTTCTATTTGATTTCGATGGAGTAATAGTCGATGGAATGCAGGAATATTGGCATAGTTCCTTGCTGGCCTGTGAAAGATATTTAAATTCACCCTGCATCTCTGTTGATCAAAAACTCTATACAAGAGTACCAAATTCTTTCAAAGAAATTAGGCCTTGGGTTAAATATGGATGGGAAATGATTCTAATTGTTCACGAAATTATAAAAACAGAAAATCCATTAAAAAATGATAATAAAGATGATTTCATTAATAATTATCATCAAAATTGCCAGAGGATATTAAATCAAAATTCCTGGATTGCCGAAGATTTACAAAAAATGTTGGATCAGTCGCGCAAGTACCAAATTGATAAAGATTTTAAATCATGGGTAAATTTACATAATCCTTTTTTTGAAATTATAAATTTTATGAAAGAATTAAAGAGAAGAGAAATAAAAACTGGAATCATAACAACTAAAGGTAAAATATTTGCAGAAAAACTTCTTAAACAATTAAATATTTTTCCTGAATTTATTTTTGGTTATGAATCTGGAACAAAAGTCAAAATAGCTGAGCAACTTACTCAAACTTATGAAATTTTAGGCTTTATAGAAGATAGAAAAAAAACTCTAATAGATATTAAACAAAATTCAGAAACTTCTCACATTCCATGCTTCTTAGCTGATTGGGGATATTTGAAAGAATCAGATAAGTATACTTTAGGTGATGAAATTAAATTATTAAAATTAGGTAACCTTGAGGAATTAGTTGCAATTTAAAGATAATCAGCTAGAGTACAGATGTACTATAGTTTGTATTTATGAAGTTTGGTTTAAATAAAAATTTCCAAATTTAGAATAATTACAAGAACTTTAACCGATAAATCAAACAATGAGCCTTGAAGAAAAGAAAAAAACTGAATCAAAAGAAAAAGACAAGGCATTAAGTCTTGTCTTAGGTCAAATAGAAAGAAATTTTGGACGAGGATCAATAATGAGACTTGGTGATGCCTCAAGAATGAAAGTAGAAACAATATCTACTGGAGCGCTCACCTTAGATTTAGCATTAGGAGGAGGCTATCCAAAAGGAAGAGTAGTAGAAGTTTACGGACCAGAAAGTTCAGGAAAAACTACATTAACGCTGCACGCGATTGCGGAAGTCCAAAAGAATGGAGGAGTAGCAGCATTTGTAGATGCTGAGCATGCACTCGATCCAGTTTATGCAGCCTCTTTAGGAGTTGATGTTGAAAATTTGTTAGTTTCACAACCAGATACAGGTGAAATGGCTCTGGAAATAGTTGACCAACTTATAAGATCAAGTGCAGTAGATCTTGTAGTTGTTGACTCGGTCGCAGCACTAACCCCAAGAGCTGAGATAGAAGGAGAAATGGGAGATCACGTAATTGGAAGCCAAGCAAGGCTAATGAGCCAAGCAATGAGGAAAATAACAGGAAATATTGGTAAATCTGGATGTACGGTAATATTCCTGAATCAATTACGCCTAAAAATTGGCGTTACATACGGCAATCCAGAAACAACCACAGGAGGTAATGCATTAAAATTTTATGCATCAGTGAGACTTGATATCAGAAGAATTCAAACTCTTAAAAGAGGTACTGAAGAATATGGCATAAGAGCAAAAGTGAAAGTAGCAAAAAACAAAGTTGCGCCACCATTTAGAATTGCAGAGTTTGATATTCTCTTCGGAAAAGGTATTAGTACAACAGGATGTTTATTAGATTTAGCAGAAGAGACTAATATCATAATAAGGAGAGGTGCTTGGTATAGTTATGAAGGAGAAAATATTGGACAAGGAAGAGATAATACAATTATTTGGCTTGATCAAAACTTAGAAATCAGGAATAAAGTAGAATCTATGGTTAAAGCGAAATTAACAGAAGGAACTGAAGTAAGTTCTAATTCAATGAAAGCATTAAATAGCAATCCTGCTAATACAATCGCTGTTAATGATATAAAAACAGTAGCTTAGATTTATAAAGAATCAGCTAAAGTCCACCACCCAGCAGCAGGGCCTATAAATCTCACTACAATCCATAAGATAACTAACCCTCCGATTCCAAACCAACTGGCCTTAATACTTAATTTAATTAGGTTATCTCTTTGGTTGATTGTAAAGGGAAGCCATTCAAATAATCTTGGAGACTCATCAATTTTAGTTTTAGTATTATTTTTTTTTGGAGGTAAACCAAGTGTTTTACGTCTTTTTGCTTCACCCATATTTCTTTAGTTATTTACAAAATCATAACCTAATCAAAAGGTAGCATAAAGTTAATTTTTTTTGAGGGTTGAATATTTTGCAAAAGTAATCTTCCCCAGTTTCTTTTATTTGCTCTTCCATCTAAAATTATTAACTTACCTGAATTTCTTCTTAAAGGAGAAATAGATCTTTCAAGTTTAATTCTTGCTTGAGGAAGAAAGAAGTCTCTAAACCAATCTTGAGAAAGCTTCTTTTTATGCGAGACTGTAATTGCATTAATAGGTTCTGACATATTCGGAATAGGAAGTAAAGGAATGATAATTTGTTCTGGAATTTGAATTAAATAAGAATTCATAATCCACCAGTCAAAACTAGAGCAAAGAATTTCATTTTTACCAGAGGGAATTGTCTCTAGCAATACCCTCTTCCCGTACTTAGAAGCTAATTCTGTAGCAATTTTAGTTTTTAAATCAATATCATCAGACAAAACTAAAGTTAAACCCTTTCTAAAAAGAATTAACTTTTTGCATTTATCCAAGATTGAATTGGTAAAAAGAGGATTATTTGGAAGCAACTGTTTAGAGGGTATATATAATGTAATCTTTTTCTCTTCAAAATTACTTTTAAAATTAATAACCAAGTCGATATCTAAACTGTGTTTTTTAAAGTACATTTGGAAAAAATTATCTTTTCTCAATGCTGATAAAAAAACAAATTTATTATTTAAAAAAAATTCCTTAATATGAGAAAGTTCATCTATTGGCTGCAAATACAAAGTCCAATCTAAATTTGTTTCGTTTAACTTTACCCAGCACGCCCAACCTTTAGATAATGCTTTGTTAACCCTTAAAAATTTATCAGAAAAAAAAGAATTTTCATGAAAAAAGTTTGAAAAAAAACTAATTTCTTTTTCATTTAAATTGATATAACTATTTCCTAAGACCTTTCTCATGAAGAACTTTTTCTTCAATGAATCATATACTTTTATAAATTTTTGATTTATTAATTCAAATTCATTAAT encodes:
- a CDS encoding LdpA C-terminal domain-containing domain, whose product is MIITKNKKHKWIKLICGASNEDIVAIEDLCAIYTAAGVDYIDVAAEESIVHAAKKGIEWAKKVFKNSPGLMISISDGNDIHFRKAKFDPLKCPPNCPRPCEKVCPTFAIDNYGIKKSKCYGCGRCLNSCPLNLISEYEYNLSKDDLGSILQKIKPNAVEIHTEINRLDSFAKVVSILKSSGMKLDKISISCGLNQSFKKSQEPEDLLKALWERYEILKKLDIPLIWQLDGRPMSGDLAPSTSRDAVNLFEKIGSDLPPGLIQLAGGTNEKTHEFLNSNNLPDGIAFGSAARKIMQPLIEFAHKNNKKLYEYPERMALAIKKAKKFLEPWKSSSFK
- a CDS encoding HAD family hydrolase is translated as MSSQKIFLFDFDGVIVDGMQEYWHSSLLACERYLNSPCISVDQKLYTRVPNSFKEIRPWVKYGWEMILIVHEIIKTENPLKNDNKDDFINNYHQNCQRILNQNSWIAEDLQKMLDQSRKYQIDKDFKSWVNLHNPFFEIINFMKELKRREIKTGIITTKGKIFAEKLLKQLNIFPEFIFGYESGTKVKIAEQLTQTYEILGFIEDRKKTLIDIKQNSETSHIPCFLADWGYLKESDKYTLGDEIKLLKLGNLEELVAI
- the recA gene encoding recombinase RecA, which translates into the protein MSLEEKKKTESKEKDKALSLVLGQIERNFGRGSIMRLGDASRMKVETISTGALTLDLALGGGYPKGRVVEVYGPESSGKTTLTLHAIAEVQKNGGVAAFVDAEHALDPVYAASLGVDVENLLVSQPDTGEMALEIVDQLIRSSAVDLVVVDSVAALTPRAEIEGEMGDHVIGSQARLMSQAMRKITGNIGKSGCTVIFLNQLRLKIGVTYGNPETTTGGNALKFYASVRLDIRRIQTLKRGTEEYGIRAKVKVAKNKVAPPFRIAEFDILFGKGISTTGCLLDLAEETNIIIRRGAWYSYEGENIGQGRDNTIIWLDQNLEIRNKVESMVKAKLTEGTEVSSNSMKALNSNPANTIAVNDIKTVA
- a CDS encoding DUF2839 domain-containing protein; this encodes MGEAKRRKTLGLPPKKNNTKTKIDESPRLFEWLPFTINQRDNLIKLSIKASWFGIGGLVILWIVVRFIGPAAGWWTLADSL
- a CDS encoding DNA helicase, which translates into the protein MLEILSHQYLKNFLRDQSIRWEHIYSFGRIISKCIENDSTYLINSEIFSSYDWLPPILISLFLKEEDSTFILSKEKIQFISQFQIDSLRNLGFNFILENDQLIFANHHIRLITIQNLLNDPNSRNLRNHRIVYSGIEDIKQDLKNHFRISLLKKDWTKNINEFELINQKFIKVYDSLKKKFFMRKVLGNSYINLNEKEISFFSNFFHENSFFSDKFLRVNKALSKGWACWVKLNETNLDWTLYLQPIDELSHIKEFFLNNKFVFLSALRKDNFFQMYFKKHSLDIDLVINFKSNFEEKKITLYIPSKQLLPNNPLFTNSILDKCKKLILFRKGLTLVLSDDIDLKTKIATELASKYGKRVLLETIPSGKNEILCSSFDWWIMNSYLIQIPEQIIIPLLPIPNMSEPINAITVSHKKKLSQDWFRDFFLPQARIKLERSISPLRRNSGKLIILDGRANKRNWGRLLLQNIQPSKKINFMLPFD